The Lacticaseibacillus rhamnosus DNA window TTATGATTTCGGATGTTTAGATTCTGAATAACGCGTTCGCCAATGTAAGGATCGCGCTTCAGCTAAGACGAGGAGGTAGTATCGTGCCAAGCATTTTCAATGGCGTTCCCTGGTATGATCAGCATCAACAAGTCGTTAATGCTTCTGGCGGCTGTTTGATTCAAGAAAATGGTAACTATTATTTATTCGGTGAATATCATCAACCTGATTCAATTACCTTTGCCGGATTCTCACGGTACGTGTCAACCGACTTAGAACATTGGAAAGATACCGGTCTCGCACTTTCTCCTCAGCCGTCTGGTCTTTTAGGTCCGCATCGAATTGGTGACCGTGTCAAAGTGATTCAAGCCAAAACCGGGCAGTATATCATGCTGATGCACACCGATGATGAACGTACATTTGATCCGGTTGTGGCGTATGCTACAGCCGATCATTTAACCGATACGTTTGAGTTTCAAGGCCCGCTACGTTATGAGAACCAAACAATCCGCATGTGGCATATCGGTAGTTTTACAGACGATGATGGTACTAATTATCTGTTAACGCATGAAGGTGACATCTATCGCCTAGCTGCTGATGGAAAAACAGCTGAAGCTAAAGTCATTAGTAATATTGCTCCTGGCACCGAGGCTCCTGCAATGTTTCACTTCAACGATCATTATTTCTTTCTGGCATCACAAAAAACCAGCTGGGATCATAACGATAATATTTATTTTACCGCTGACCGTTTAAACGGGCCTTGGACACCACACGGCCCATTTTGCCCATCAGGAACATTGACTTACAACTCGCAAACCGCTTTTGTCACACTCATCACGACTGCAAAGGGAACGGTTCCTTTATATTTAGGTGATCGCCACACTTACCCTTACCTGAACAACAGCACCCATGTCTGGTTACCATTAACGGTCAACGGTACTGAGTTATCAATTCCTCATTATTGGCCAAGATGGGATTGGTATGAACAAGATGCCCAACCGATGACTTTTAATTCCTTGGCATGGACTGGCCAGACAAGTGATGCTAGCGTAACCCTTTCTTTTTATGGCACCAATATTACGATCACCGGACAGACCAGTCCCCAAGGCGGTTTTGCTAAAATGACGCTTCGTGATAAAGAAGGGCATATCAGATCTCAAGTTTATACAGACTTTTACAGTATCCTGACCGAGGAGACGGTCTGTTTCCGTTCACCCACTGAGCAACCCGACCATTATCAACTATTGATTGAAGCAATGGGCATTCACGGTGACTGGTATGATAAGTCGCGTCGACGCTATGGGAGTGACGGTAATCATGTAACGATCAGCGGTTACAGTATTGATAACCCCACTGATAAAGATACTAAAGCCGCTGTGACCTACCACGCTAGTAAACAGGCATTTATGATTCATAAAATGGGCCATCACTGGACGCAATCAGCAGTGGCAAGACCTGAAGGCAGTGCTTATTACCAATGGCTGCAAAGTGACATTGGCGAAGGGGAGCTGACCATTGGCGACCAACAAATTCATTTGCGACCGGGTCAAGGCATCCTCATTAATCTTCACACTAGTTACGCTTATCACCCGGTTACATCCCTTTGGCAGACCAGTTATCTTAGTTTTGGCGGTACGATCATTGACGCAATGATCCCGGGTATTCACACTTCAAATTCAATCTTCTTTCCAGTCCTTGGCTCAGAAGTGTTGGGTTTTATCCATACCCAAATGCGCCATCGTCATGAACATCATTACCAAGACGAACATGCCTCATCTATCATCCAAGATTTCTTAACCAAGCTAAAACCTTATACCGCACGTTTAAAGGCTGATCCTACCAAGCAAAAACTAGCTGAACAGACTCTAACTTTATTACAGCAGCATTTTGAAGAAGACCTAACCAATGACCAGCTTGCGGAAATGACAAATTATAGTGTGCAATATATGTTGCAAACTTTTCATGAGTTATATCAAACAACACCGCGGCGTCTTCTAACGATCTATCGGATTATTAAGGCAAAACAATTGCTGATCGAACAACCTGATCTACCATTATTGCAAGTCGCTTTACAAGCAGGATTTAACTCCGAAACTTATATGATTCGTGCATTTAAACGCCAGGAAAACTTGACACCAGGGCAATTTCGCACAGTTGTCCATCAATTACGTTCGTGACAAAGCCGGTGTCGCTTTGGTTCAAGGTCTGTCAACGTTTGATTACTCTGCAGCTAAGCAAAAATCGATCCAGACAGTATGAAAGTTGCTTAAATACTACTGTCAGAATCGATTTTTTAATAATCACGTTCTTTTTAACTTTTTTAAATCGAACACAATCTTGCCGTTCTTTTAAGTTTGTTCCGACTATCAACTATGACTATTCAAAAAAACCTAGCAACCCTGGGAGTAGACGTTGCTAGGCATTTATGATGATCTAAGCGAATTCATAAGCGTGAAAAGAATGGCTTTTTCGGGGTAGCATCACCTCCTTAAATTAGGTATTTGTGACTGACAAACGCTTATTTAGTTGACGTGTCAGCAGGTGTGCTAGTCTTCTGATCGTTTCTGCGCCAGAATTCAATTGAATCGTATGGTACCCCTGTCAATTGTTCACAAACGCGTTTGGTATCAGGCTTAACGTCCTTCATGCTGCCGCCTTTTTGTAAACGGGTTAACTCAGCGGCTAAGACATTAAAGGTCTTCTTACTGAGGTGGAACCGGCTCGCAAAGAACATCGCGATCAGGATCATAATGCCCACGCCGCCAGAAACGATAAACAGAATCATATTTGTGGCACTTGCAGGCTGGCTAACCGCACCGCTTGTGGACTGGCGGAAACCGGAAACATCAAGCAGGTATCCAGCAACAACTGAGGCCAGGCCTTGACTGATCTGGTTGATGAAGACCATGACTGACGCAAACAAGCCAGCACGGTTCTTACCAGTAACCAAGGTATCCACATCAGGAATGAACGGAAAGACATTCCACGGAACAAAGTAAAGGATGTACAAACCAATTTCATAAAGCAACGTGCCAACAATCAGCCAGATCATAATGCCGGCTGGCTTAGTTAAACCAATGAAGACCCAGTCAATAGCACTGATTAAAATCAAGGAATAGCCAAACAGGTACAAGGAACGTGGTGAAATCTTAGTCACAATGTAACCAGCTAAAATGGTAACTGGTACAGATACAATACTTAACGATTGCAACATACCGGATACACTTGTTGATTTACCAAGTACGAAGACAATGTAGTAAACAAATGTGGTGGACCATAGAATCGAAGCGAAGTAAGAACTCAGATAAATTCCCATGTGCGTACGGAAACTCTTAATCTTGAAGGTAGAGAAGTAGTTGCGTAGTTCTGACTTCAGTGAACTCTTCTTACCGCCGTTATCTTCAAGCGCTTGAGCTGCTAACTTCTTAGCTTCATTCTTGGTTACGAAGTGTTCCCATGTTGTCTTATAGGTAATCAGAATCAAGAAGAAAGTGACAACTGAGAACATGATCTGCATAATCAGATATGGCATCGGGGACGTTTTCGGATAGAAGCGGAACAGTTGGGCTGGCACAAATTGAGCTAACATGTTACCCAAACCGGCAATCACCATCCGCGTTGTTGACAGGGTCGTCCGTTCGTTGTAATCCTTGGTCATTTCATTTGGCAGTGTTTCCCAAGGAATCTGTAACACTGACATCAAGACAGTCGTGATGACGTAGGTGATCAGATAGTACCAGTAACTCATCCCGGCAACCCATAAAGTGATTGCAAACAGGACAGATGGTGCAGCTGCCAAAATGAAGATGTGGCGACGGCCAAACATCCGGCCGATCTTATACTTGTAAATATTATCAGAGATATTGCCCATGACCAGTGAAGCAATTGCATCGGCAACCCGGCCAATCAGGAAGATAGTCGCACCTTGACCAGCTGACAAGCCACAAAATGTGGTGTAGAAGAACAGCAACCACGCACCAACCAAACCTTGCATGGAAATACTGAACATTGAAAAGACACCGAATCCTAATGATCGGCCAATTCCGATCTTCTTACCACGAGCATGGTAAATACTCTTAGAAGCGTATTCGTCCCAACCGTCGTGGACAACGCCTTTTTTATTTTGCATTGTTTTTTTCCTCTTTTATAAAGTTTGTACAGTTAACGGCAAAATGTGGATGCCGAGAACTTACTTGTCAATTAACTACTTTTCGTCAATGAGTTGTTCACGTAACTTCTTAGCAATTTGATCATCCGAAAGTGCCAAGTGGGTGTTAGAAAGTAACATAACCCGGGCATCTGCTGGCTCCATCAGATATTTACGTTCCCATACATCCTCATCTGACCCGTCGCCTAAGACGCGCAGATAAGAACGCAAGCGCCGTAACTTGATTGCATTCAATTCGATGTTTGAATAGGCATCATTATGGAAAAAGTCCACCCATTTTGGTGATGGATTGTCCCGCCGCAAACGGATAATTTCATCATTGGCACGCACAGCCTCATCTGCACCAAGGAAGGCATGGACAATTTCTGCCTGCTGATAATGACGGTAGGCCTGAATGCTAGCACGTAAGGCATGGAGTGAACATGCGTGGACAGCAATTCCCAACAACATGTCGTTATAGAAAAGCCGCTGCGGTTGTTGACCCATAATATCTGCGTAAACTTGAACGGCTCGGCGATACAGGCGATCCCATTCCGCGTATTTTGTATCAATCAACTCTGTAACCTTGGTAAGCTGATCATCGAGTGAAACATCGCCTGTCAACCATTTCATTTCTTCAAGTTGTGGGTAATGACCCATCCAAGCTTTGACAACTTTCCGGATTAGATAAGTAGCGAACTCATCGCCGGCTTTTTGGTCATCGTGTGGGCCATACTGGATGGGTGCCTTGAAATAATCTTCGTAGATCGTTGTAATTTCTTTTTGAGCTTCGGAATAGTAATGTGATACATAGTCCTTAATGATCGCTTCTTCACTATGTACCTGATAGTCTCGGCGCCATGAACGGGCAACTTCGCGAATAAATAAGATATGCGGTTTAACATTGCCGACGTTGATTAATTCCAAAGTATCCATCTTAGCTTTGCGAACTTTTTCAAGCTCTTCAGCCACAAAATGCGGACTGTTTGGCAATAATGTCAGGAAACTGGATGCCTGTAAATCATGGAAGGTGACATGATAGTAGATACCCCGAGCGCGGTGTGCCTTATTAGGAATGGTCAAAACTGGTGAACGCGGATCATCATCCCATTGCCGCCGAGAGACCATCTTGCCATAGCCATTGTCAGCCCAGATCTCAATCACGTCTTGTGGCAATTTAAGCAAGCCTTTATTGAACAAACCCGTCAATTCACCGTAAATGCTAACTGAGCATTGCGCACCTGGATCAAGTTCTTGAACCATATCGTATTGAAGTTTGATGGTATCATTAATGACTTTCGCTTTTTCCTCATCAGTCCACTGATGTGACGCATCATCCAACCAAAACGGTCGATCGCCCTGACCCCGGAACCCTAATCCATAAACCACTTCATGCCCACGCTGTTCTAAAATGCTATCGCGCCAAAGCTTTTTAAAGAGTTCAGGATATTTCAAGTAAGAAGCTTCAAGGGTAGGATAAACACGGGCAAACATTTCCGATCCAAGTGGTTCAGCGTGGTGATGGGCGATGATAAGACCCATGTCACGAGCTCCATTACGATGATAACGGCTTTCTTTATCGGTCCCCGGAACGACAAGATTACCGCCAACCCGAAGTAAGGTTTCGTAGATGCGATCCCAAACGTAATCTTTGGAATCGTGATCCTGCCAAGCTGCAACCAGCAATTCATCGTTAACGAACCAACCACGATACTTTGTCTGGAAATCGGGTAAATGTTGACTGAAGTCGGTCCAACTAACTGTCGATTGCTTCTTAATAGGCGTATCCATAAAGTACCAGAAGTCATCAATTCCAAGCACTTCACGAGAAACAGCTAAGGCACCATACATCAAGCCACGGGTCGTTGCTGCAACAATTTCAACTTTCCGTGGGCTAACATAATGCATCGTGAACGTATCAGGAACTTTTTGATCGGCATCTTTTTTCAATACCAAAGTAATTTGATTCGCATCTGCCTCGCCAGTGGTTGCTTTTTGAATATCTCTTTGTAAAATATCCACAGCGTTTTTTAAAACCGGATTTGCCATATTATCGGTATGAACATCCGTTTTTCTAGAAATAACAAAGGTGTCTTTTGACATACACAACTCCTTCTTTCATGTAACTTACTTAAACTTCTGCTTTCAATAATTGCTTGAACACCCGTTGTCATGAGGTGTCTTGAAACTTTTGTGAACTGATATATTAAAACCTTAATTACAAAAAGATTGTAGCGCTTGCAGTAACCGCTTCCAATAAACTAGTTTCTGCAACCATTGCACTCGTTACTGTTGTTCACTGTTTAACATCCTATGTACAAAAAAAGGTTCAATCAGATGCGCTTATATCGCGCGTATCTGATTGGACCCTGAAATCTCTTGATCTTAAATTGTTAATTAAGCACGTGCTTCTGCGCGAACCGGATCAACCAACGCCTGCCGATGCAAGCCATTACGTGCCCGCAGCGCGTATAAAATGGTGACCGTATCGACGACTTCTTGCAACATGGCGCCAATAATCGTTGGAATCACGCCGAAGCTGGCAATGAGCATCAATCCGGTACAAATCGCAATCCCGATCAGCACTGACTGCTTGGCAATGACCATGGTTTCTTTGGCAATCAAGGTTGCTGCTGCCACTTTTGCTAGATCATCGCGTAACACCACCGCGTCTGCTGATTCACTGGCAGCCGTTGCGCCATGTGCACCCATGGCAATCCCAACATCGGCAATCGCCAGCGATGGTGCATCGTTGACCCCGTCACCCACCATGACAACGGGACGATCATCCTTAGGCACATTGTCCAGCACTTCAATCTTTTGCTGCGGCAATTGCTCAGCATACACTTGGTCAATACCGACTTCTCGAGCGACCTTATCGGCAATGGATTGTTGGTCACCAGAGATCATGATCAAGTTGGCATCGTTTAATTCGTGCAATTTGGTCATGGTTTCTTTTGCTTCAGGCCGAATTTGGTCGGAAAAGGTAATGGCACCGGCATATTGGCCATCGACATTGACATAAACCGCCGTTGTATCCAAAGTCTCTTTTGCACCGGCGAACTCAGCCTTGCCGACTTTAACCTTATGCCCGTCAACGGTTGCATAAACACCGAAACTAGTTGCTTCACTGACTTCGCTTGCCGGCAGCCGATCTGCTGCTGGCACTGCGTCTGTCAACGAGCGCGCCAAGATATGGGTCGATTGGCCTTCTGCACTGGCAGCTAGATTCAAAAGCTCATCTTGGGAAAAACCGGCCTGCGGTAAAACTGTCGCGACTTTCAAAATACCACGGGTGACGGTTCCGGTTTTATCAAAAGCGAAAGTCCGAGCGTCACTCAATTTTTCAAGGGTGGTCCCCGACTTCACAATAATCCCGTTACGGCTATTGCGACTCATACCCGAAACCATGGCAATCGGTGCCGCCAGAATCAATGGACAAGGCGATGCGACAACCAGTACCTGTGCAAACCGAACCGGGTCGCCAGATAAGACCCAACCCAAGCCGGCAATGACATAAGCAACTAACGTAAATGGTACCGCATACCGGTCTGCCATCCGGACGAAATGAGCCGGACGAGCTTCGGATTCCTTAACAAGTTTAATGATTCCCTGATATTGACTGTCTTCTGCTCGCTGCGTAACTTTAACGGTTAATGCCGAATCCCCGTTGATCGTCCCAGACATGATGTCACTACCTGCGTTTTTGGCAACTGGTTTGGATTCACCGGTCAAACTGGCTTCATCCACCAAACTCTCGCCTTCCAAAACCGTACCATCGACTGGAACAACTTCTTGAGGCTTAACCAAAATCGTCTCGCCCACTTGAACGGCATCAACGTCAACATCTTCAACGTGGCCATCAACCAACCGATGAGCTGTCGTTGGTGCGTTTTCTAATAACTGCTTCAGTTCACTGCTGGCTTTTGTCGCAGCATAACTTTCCAAGGCGTCCCCACCAGTCAGCATCAGCAAAACAATCATCGCTGCCCAATACTGACTGACTGCCAAAGTGGCGACTACCGCCGTAATTGCTAACAAATCAACCCCGAAATTACCTGAACGAATGGTCTTGACCATGCCGCCGAACATAATCAAAGCAATAATTGACCCCATGACTGTAATCAGTCCCTGAGCAATCAATGGCTGTTTTAATATGAACGCAAAGACCAGCGCCACAGCACTCACAACAAGCACCATCATAAGCTGCCAGTTCTTCTTCATTGTTGCCAACCCCTTTTCCTAAGTACCCCAATTATAACCATTACAATTTAAAAACGCAACCCTTTTTAGAACGAATATAATCTGGACGTTCAAATCCTGTAACCGATATAATTCAGTCTAGGCTAACTCAGTAAACGATAAGGATGGCAAGTGTTAGCTCGGAGCTGTTTTCTAGGCCTTCACCTAGACAATTCTCTTTTCGGTTATCCTAAATGTTTACCTTCTATTATACGCTTTTACAGCGAAACGAATCATTAATTTGAACTTATTTCCTGTTTTCAGTGACCTCATCTGCTCTGAAGAAGCTGCTACTGCTGTTACTTTCTTCGTCAGGATCGAATGACCGGTAGCTAGTTGTTGCTAAGCGCCCCTGCTCACGCTCGAAAAAGAGCCGGATCAGTTTCCCGATCCGGCTCCTCAAGGTATTCATACTAGACAAACAGATCCGATTCAATCGATCGTAATCTGATGCCCTTCCTGCTGCTCAGCTGCCATCTTTGGTAAATCAATGGTCAAAACGCCATCACTGACTTTAGCACTAATCTTACCTTCATCAACGCTTGGCAACCGATAGCTGCGGCTCATGCGGCCATAGCTGCGTTCAGACATTAGCATATTGCCTTCCTTGTCTGAATGATCAGCCTGTTCCTCATGTTTAACTGCAATGCTGAGAACATCATGGTCATAGCTTAAATTGATATTTTGCTTCTCGATTCCAGGCACATCAACCTTCACAACATATGACTCGTCATTTTCCTGAATATCCGTTTTCAGCAGGCGACTGTTGTCAACCCCACGAGTTGGCGTAAAGCTGTCAAAAATATGCCGTCCCAAATCATTGAAGAATGGATCATTCAACCAATCATTCCGCCGCATAAGATCATTAGCCATCATCGAAAACTTCCTTTCATTTTGAAGGTTACGACTTCCTCTTCCGAACATCTTTAGTATAACACAAAAATTAGCACTCGTCATGTTAGAGTGCTAATTTGAATTTTCTGCTATTTTGATTGTTTGTCGTTTTACAGGTTCAGCGGATTATGATCGTACATTAACAAATCTTGCCGCCTAGCGATTTCATTTCCTCACGGCGTTTGTCATCGTTTTGCGGCGTTGAAGTTACCTGATTAAGGGTAACGGCACCGTCTAAAATACCACTATCATCACGCAAGGCTAACGAAGCATTTTTAAAATCAAGCGTCAGGCCGCTTCCGAAATAATCGGTTTCCGGATCGCCTGTGGTCAGCTTCAAGCCCGCATCATTTTCCAGTGGCAGTGCATAGTCTTGGTCGTCCTGATTGGTCACAACAATTTGGTACTTATTGCCAATAGCACAGGAGCCGCCTAGTTTCGAATACTTACTTGAGCCATCATCTAATGCCAGAAACAAATGTTGATCCTTTGCAACGTGCTCGTTCAAGTACGTCACTGCAGCTGGTTTAATCGTGATTTTCATGACGGACCATCCTTTCAAATACATTGTGCACAATTCTTTTACCTATTTCATCGTAACCACTTCCGCAACCGAAGTCAAATGTTAAGTTTTTCGCAGCAAACAACAGGTTGTCCACACCGGTTATCCACATGTTCAAAACTAAAGGCCCAAAATATAGTATTAAGTATGTCCATTGACACTAAATAGACGATTCAAAAAATTCAAGTAAAAAATTTTTCGACAACGTTCATCCACAGTTTTTAATTGTTCGATTTCACAAAGTTCAGCCGCTTAATCCCGCTCCAGCAGCCGGGAACAAACGTTTTGTCACAAGTCAAAAAAGTTTATCCACAAGTTATCCCCAGTTTGGTGGACAACTTACTCACACCCGGAAATCTTAGTTATGAACAGTATCCACAGAGTTATCCACAGGCTAGGGCATCTTTTTACGCAAAAGTTACCCACTCTTGACAAATCTTTTACTTGAACTTTTCCACAGATTAGCGCTAAAACTTTCGTGAAATTCTGAAGAAACCGCTTTCGACTAATTTCGCTGAAAGAGCAAAAGAGCCTCGATCAAAAGACGAATCTTTTAATCGAGGCTCTCATCATTTAATTCTTCAAATCACTTGTTGTCTGTGAAAGTTTTATAGAAACGGTTTGCTGCTCACCTTTACGATACAAGGTCAGTTTGACGGTATCGCCGACTTTATGCTTATACAGTTGCGTGTGTAGCGCAGCGGTATTGGAGACGCTGACACCATCCAGCGCAGTGATGACATCATACTGTTTCAATCCTGCCGCCTTAGCACTGCTACCACTGGTAAAGCCGCCGACAACGACCCCACCGGTAACACTTTCAGGTAGCTTCAAAACGGATTTTTGCTGACTAGCAGAAACGGTGGACAAGTCGCGCACTTCAATGCCTAGCGCTGGCCGAACAACTTTACCATTTTCGACCAGTTGATTGATGATCGAAACGACTTCATCACTTGGAATCGCGAAGCCCATCCCTTCAATCGTTGCTCCTTCAGAACTGCTGCTCGAGCTTCCGGATAGCTTCATTGAATTAATTCCGATAACCTGACCTGACAGATTGATCAACGGGCCACCTGAGTTCCCTGAGTTGATCGCGGCATCCGTTTGAATAACCGTTGCCTGTCCGGTGGTGTTACCACTGCTATCGGTCACATCAACGGTACGACTCTTCGCACTGACAATCCCTTGCGTCACACTGGTAGCATATTGTGAGCCCAGCGGCGACCCGATTGCCAAGACAGTTTGCCCGGCTTCAATCTTGCTAGAGTCGCCAAAGCTGGCAACTGTGTTAACCTTACTGCCATCAATTGTCAAAACCGCCAAGTCAGACGTTGAATCGGTTCCGACTAAACTGGCTGTCAGTTTGGTTCCATCGCTCAAAATAACTTCAAGCTTATCCGAACCGCTCACCACATGGTTATTGGTGACAATATAAGCCTTGCCATCTTTCTTTTGATAAATAACACCAGAACCTTCGCTGGCCTCTTCAAGACTTGATGAACTACTGCTCGAACTACTGTTATTTTGGTTATCCTGGCCAAAAATGCCTTCAAGCCCGCCAAAAGTATCCAGCCCATCGCTGTTACTTTCAGCCTTTTGCATGTTAACAACTGAGACGACTGCGCCTTTAACCTTTGCAAAAGCCTGCTCTGAAGCACTGCTTTGATTGACTGAAACATTGGAAATCTTGGTCGTTCCGGCTTTACCAGAGGTGTCGGTCACGCCAAGGCTTGTCGTATGGTTGATCGCCCAATAGGCAGTACCACCACCAACACCGCCACCAATCAAGGCAGCCACAACAGCAACAATTGCAGTCTGCTTCAAACCATTCTTCTTCGGTTTTTCCGCCGACCGTTGCGGCTTCTGATCCTGTGGCGTCTCCTGAAAGTTATGACTTCCGTTATCCATAACGGTTTCCTCCTTACGGGCATTCTAACTCACCCTGTTTACAAAGATTATTGTAAGTGACGATTTTGACGAAACTATGAACAACATCGGTATTTTTTCGTGAGCGCGAACCGGCGCGTTTAGGGATCGGAGTGTAAGTGGCCTCAGGCGTGATGACCCAGGCTTGGTCATTGCGACTGAGGTCCTTACACGCAGATCCCTGCGCCGGTGAGCGCGTTATGGGCGTAAATCAGAACATTAGTGGCCTCGGACGTAATGACCCGAGCTTACCCATTGCGACCAAGGCCCTTACACTCCGACTCCCACACCAGTAAACGCGTTACAACGAGCGCAAACTGCCACGCGCATCCTCCCCAACCCACAAAAAAACCGGCCAGCTTACATGCTTCCATCTAAGTCGTCCGCTTTTCCACACTGCTAAAACTGCTTTCAAACCGCTTCACACAACAAACAACGGGTCGGCAACTGCCGGGTCAGTGTCATAAATATGAAAGTCATGATCCACCGCCAGACCTTGCTGTGCCAACAACGACGCCACGGTTAAATGCGCCAGTGGCTTATTGTTGTTATGCGGTGATAAATGCCCCAGATAAATCCGCTTCGTCCGCAAACCGATGACATCCATCAAGGCATCCGCACCATCCTCATTGGACAGGTGCCCTTGATCGCTTAAAATCCGTTGCTTCAACGGCCACGGATACGGACCCGTCCGCAACATTTCAAGGTCGTGATTGCATTCCATCACATACGCATCGGCATCGCGAATCGTCCCGGCAACCCGATCTGAAACGTAGCCCGTGTCGGTTAGGATAGTGAAGGCCTTGCCGTCATGATGAAATTGGTAAAACTGAGGCGCGGCAGCATCATGCGAAACGCCAAAACTTTCCACATCCAAGTCACCTAACGTCAAAGTTGTCCCCATATCAAACAACCGCAGCTGTGCTTCAGGGATTTTGCCCACACTTTTTGGTAAAGCTGCAAACGTCTTGGCATTCGCATAAACGTTGAGCTGCGGATAACGTCGCGCCAACACGCCTACACCACGCACATGATCGCTATGTTCATGCGTGATAAAAACACTGTCAACATCGGTTAGATCTCGACCGATGCTCTTCATCAGTGCTTCTATTTTCTTGCCTGACAAACCGGCATCCACTAACACCTTGTGACCAGGCGTTTCAATATAGGTTGCGTTACCTGAGCTGCTGCTGGCAAGGACACTGACACGCATCCCAAAATCTTCGCCCACGATCACCATCTCCAAACTTTTTACCATTTAGTCAACTGCCTGATCTAAGCAATCGGCTCTCACTGCCGTCCATTCTACCACTTAACTGTCATTACGGTTTTTCATAACTGTTCGAGTGATCGCATTGACACGTTTTACCGTGACATTTCCGGTCGAACGATTCTTGACGCCAATGTACCAAGCCGGGACATAAACCGTACTGCCTTTTGCATCAAGCAGGTAACTATAAGCCAACTGTGTGGACACAATCGCCGAATTATTAGGGATATCATTGTCACGATATAAAGCAATGACAGCATCCTGTTCACTCATCAAGCTTAAATGATCCCGCAAAATGTTTAATTTGGTCAGATAAGTCTGTGTATAACTAACCAGACGATTATCGGATACATGCAAT harbors:
- a CDS encoding Hsp20/alpha crystallin family protein is translated as MANDLMRRNDWLNDPFFNDLGRHIFDSFTPTRGVDNSRLLKTDIQENDESYVVKVDVPGIEKQNINLSYDHDVLSIAVKHEEQADHSDKEGNMLMSERSYGRMSRSYRLPSVDEGKISAKVSDGVLTIDLPKMAAEQQEGHQITID
- a CDS encoding S1C family serine protease is translated as MDNGSHNFQETPQDQKPQRSAEKPKKNGLKQTAIVAVVAALIGGGVGGGTAYWAINHTTSLGVTDTSGKAGTTKISNVSVNQSSASEQAFAKVKGAVVSVVNMQKAESNSDGLDTFGGLEGIFGQDNQNNSSSSSSSSSLEEASEGSGVIYQKKDGKAYIVTNNHVVSGSDKLEVILSDGTKLTASLVGTDSTSDLAVLTIDGSKVNTVASFGDSSKIEAGQTVLAIGSPLGSQYATSVTQGIVSAKSRTVDVTDSSGNTTGQATVIQTDAAINSGNSGGPLINLSGQVIGINSMKLSGSSSSSSEGATIEGMGFAIPSDEVVSIINQLVENGKVVRPALGIEVRDLSTVSASQQKSVLKLPESVTGGVVVGGFTSGSSAKAAGLKQYDVITALDGVSVSNTAALHTQLYKHKVGDTVKLTLYRKGEQQTVSIKLSQTTSDLKN
- a CDS encoding iron-sulfur cluster biosynthesis family protein, encoding MKITIKPAAVTYLNEHVAKDQHLFLALDDGSSKYSKLGGSCAIGNKYQIVVTNQDDQDYALPLENDAGLKLTTGDPETDYFGSGLTLDFKNASLALRDDSGILDGAVTLNQVTSTPQNDDKRREEMKSLGGKIC
- a CDS encoding MBL fold metallo-hydrolase; translation: MVIVGEDFGMRVSVLASSSSGNATYIETPGHKVLVDAGLSGKKIEALMKSIGRDLTDVDSVFITHEHSDHVRGVGVLARRYPQLNVYANAKTFAALPKSVGKIPEAQLRLFDMGTTLTLGDLDVESFGVSHDAAAPQFYQFHHDGKAFTILTDTGYVSDRVAGTIRDADAYVMECNHDLEMLRTGPYPWPLKQRILSDQGHLSNEDGADALMDVIGLRTKRIYLGHLSPHNNNKPLAHLTVASLLAQQGLAVDHDFHIYDTDPAVADPLFVV